Sequence from the Salvelinus alpinus chromosome 35, SLU_Salpinus.1, whole genome shotgun sequence genome:
AATGTTCACTAAGCCGCAAGAAGACGCGTTTGGCCATGTGACCGTATGAGTTGTCCGTTCTTGGCTCTCTGTGGAGTGTAATGCATACTTAATGTGGACAGGGAGGGCACGGGACTCAGTCAATGATTATTTAATGGCTCTAGCTGCTGCCTAGCAGACCAGGATGTTGAGTGTCAACGTAGGGAAGCATTAGGGGAGATGAAGGGAAGATCGTATTTAAGTCACATCCACAGGGGGAATGCAGTGCTGTTGATCTcttcaatatacacacacacacacacacacacacacacacacacacacacacacacacacacacacacacacacacacacacacacacacacacacacacacacacacacacacacacacacactttttaatTGGCTCAACTGCCACTACGCCATCCTATTCAAACCATGTCAAAGCTGATATCAGATCACATGGGGATGTTAGTAAATGACCGAAGATCAGTTATTATCTGAAAGTATCCATTTATCGCACAAAATAATTGTCTATTTGACACCGGCATTATAAAAAATTCCCTATGGCGTTATCTTTCTCCTACTCTTCGATGCTATGTGTGTTCTAGGTTAGCATGGCCGCTGTGCTGCTCCCTGGCAATGTGCCAAGATCTCATGTGGGCCTTGTCAGTGTCACACTCACACTGTCATCTATTTGACATGTGAGGGCGGTGTGCAGTCTGTCATGCTCTCACTGTGACACGTCGCTGTGCCTTTTGAGTCAGTGGAGCCGAGAGCTGTGTAAATCTCCATCCGTAGCCAGCCCTGACATGTAGCCTCTGTGGACACTGGAAGCCtcgcttctccttcttcttccctTCTCCCACACTCCCTCCTTCTCACTCCCCATACTTCAGATTTCCACAAGGCTAAAACCCCGAGACAGTCTACACGCAGTTACCTCTACTGCTAGCCCTTGAAGCTTTGCCTCGACAGAAGTTAATAATATGCCCTTGCCTTACTGGAGTTAAAGTACTGTTATTAAATGTTAATTACGTTGAACCGAAATGCACACTCACTGTAGCAGATAAGACGTGGGAACTCATGTTGTTAGTGCTGGGGCCCTCTGGTCTGCTGTGGCACGGTGCGATGGTGCTTCTTGAGCCTACTTCTCTCAAATAAAAGCACAGCTGTGCGCTTTGCGATAAATCTAAGCGTTTGCCTCCAATGTTGCCCCAGTATTCCCCTAACGTAATCGGATAACTGAAAAAATAACCAGTCGTTTTTGTTGCAtcaagtacccccccccccccccccaagaagcTGATCCTTCATGGGGGTTTATTCAATAAAGCCAAAAGATATAGTCGCTTATgtgcaaagagagagaagcatgtgtgtcccaaatggcactctattgccTATTTAGTGCCCTATTTCcctacagggctctggtcataaagtagtgcactatgcaggaaATAAGATGCTATTTGAGACGCAGAGGCAGTCATAGAGGTGGTGGCGTAATGCCACCTTTATAATCCCTCTTTGAATGGCTCAGGGGGTGGGGACGCTTACCATATCAAAGTTTATTGTGCAGTTTATTGAAACCGGCGCGTGATGCGATTAACGTGGTAAAGTGTCAGTCCAGGGGTTACAGCCGAACCTTGCATAACGCTGCCTCTCTGGCGCTCTGTGCAAAGTATAGTAATTCAATGTATATCTGAGGGATAGTGGAATTTCCCTGTTGAAAAGAAACACTGCTTCACACACCCACATTTTGTGGCATTTGATATTTTAAAGCACAGTCAACATCAGAGTGAAGAGGCATTTGTGTTTTATTTAAAAGTACTTAAAATACTATTTACCATAGATTTGCTTTTGGAAGAAGTacagttttttttattgaaaCAGATTAAAACACAAGGGACTCCATTTTTGTGTCCATAGCAAAACAACATTCAAATGTTGGTCAACATCTAACAATGTAACAGGGCTCTGCCTATCATCTGCAAGGGTGTTGTATTCAAAGAGACAATAGAAGATTCTCAAATAAGtgggacaggaagagagagaatgcTCCCGCAGGTGGCTTTCACTTGTCCAGTCATTTCCAATCAGTGTTTGCCTCAAGGAAGGGAGAAATGAAGGACGCACTTTTGAAATATTTGAACAGGGcctcaacgagagagagagagagttctctctTGATCCCAATTTTGTTATCTTGCCTCTCTAACCCTCCTGATTTGGTTCTCCCGTAGCGGCGAAGAAGTCCCAATGGCTGGAGAAAGAGGAAAAGGCTCGGCAGCTGAGGGAGAGCCAGCTGGACGAGCGGCGCAGGAAGCTGGAGGAGCAGCGGATCAAGACAGAGAAGCGTCGCGCTGCCCTGGAGGAGAGGCAGAAACAGCAACTAGAGAAGAACAAGGTGGGTTGTGAGGGAGAAGGGTGAAGTACCCTTAGACGCTAATCTTAGGTCAGGTTAGTATTGGGGGTTAGTAGGTCAGGTTAGTATTGGGGGAGGtgcagctgatcctagatctgtacctaggggaaacttcaccccagaaCGGGTGGTAACACTCCTCACAGCAAGCCAATATTAGAGCCCTGATGATCGTGGGTTCAATCCCCACGTCCACCTTTCCTGCTTTCCCTTCTACTAACCTGTCTCCCCCATCTATTTCCACACTGTCTCAATGAAGGTCAGAAAAATACTAAAGGAGTGGTGGAATTCCACCCGCCTTAACCATACAAGAGAATAAGGTGGGTGGGTAGCAAGAAGAGAATGAGTCAGAGAATCATTAATTAGTGCTAACCTAGTATTTCTCCATCTTTGGTATGAAGGAGCGGTATGAGGCTGCCCTCCAGCGGTCCACTAAGAAGACCTGGGCTGAGATCCGTCAGCAGAGATTGTCCTGGGCCGGAGGCCTCAGCCACAACTCCAGCCAGAGAGAAAGTGAGTACCTACCGCTGAAACAGGAACCCAGAACCCACCGAGCCAGACACTGCCGAAGCCTCTCCTTCCTTCAAAGACAACTGCCTCACCAATACACATTTGACACTATCTTGCGACTGTTGTTGGCTTGGATCATTTCTTTTCACATGGTCCTTCCCAGCACAGTTCCAGCGACTATGGTGGATGCGTTACCAGGCCAGTGCAGTACGGCTCGTTTTGGCTCGCTTCAGTAGTGTGAAAAAGGGTACTACTGTGCAGACATTCATATTCTACCGAGCCATATTTTCACAGGCTTACGGTTGTTTTGCACTTCAAGTAAACCATAAATTAGGTCACTCACTTTACACTATATAGTCAGTTAGTGACAGTCAAACTTGAATTCCAGTCACCTTCAACCCTATTAAGCAGAGGTGGTTCTCTGTGATTCGGCCTGGCATCAATCAGCCTACACGGCTGAACCGCTCCTCTCAACCTCATCACAGATACGTAGTTATCTCTAATTAAATCACTCTGagatgtctcacacacacacacacacacacacacacacacacacacacacacacacacacacacgacaggtgGGTTGATGTCCCTATCAGCTCTTGCTGGGATGTGCTACACTACAGCAGTCTAATTTCCCTGTAGACGGAGGGAACATTGGCTTCATTCCGTGAGGAAATAGCTGGGTAATGACAAGGCTGAGGTGAATATGAGATGTCCAGGCATGGTTGAGGTgtatatgtgtggtgtgtgtggggggggggggggggctgtgatgGTGTCAGATATGTAGTGATGCCCTGCGAGTCACAAACAATTCTGACCAATGTTTTCCCGGTCTGCGTTTGTGCGACATACTCAAAAGTCATGTTTCTGTAGGGTCTCTGGTGATTCAACAGTgtaccatttaaaaaatatatatatattttatattattcatATTTTATTGAAAGGAATGAAGGGGAGAGAGCTAGAATGAATATAAGTAGCGTGAAGGGTTCGACTGGGATTCGAACCCACGTTAGCAGggttacatactgtatgtgcacaACCAACCTCAGGCACATAGTGTAGGCTACTGCGTGACTGGATGTTTCATTCAGGGTCGTTAGCCCCTAGATACAGATAAAGTATTGGTTCTTCAATGTGTATGCTGGTACTTTAGAGCCTGCAGTAAGCGGGGCTTTATCAGTCATCAACACACATCAGAATAGTGGTTCATTCATGTTTCGCTAGCATTGATTCACGTAGCCAAATACCCCTTCAAGTCAAATGGAGTCGGTAACAGCAATGCACTTGGTAAGAGGTGTATGAAGCAGGgatgtctctctctttcgctctctctctctctcttcctgctcttCTCCACCTTTGCCAACTCTTATGGTCACACTGAACATAGACGTTGGCAAGACAGCCAAAcaaatctgggaccagactacgtACTATATGAGCCATGAGTAATGGCAAATGTTGACCGCCAAAtcaacctgcccccccccccccagcctcctcTTTCAGACCCAGTGCTGTCGAAGACCGAAAGGTAGGAAAAAAAAGAGGGAAAGACTGAACCGTGACAAGCGTTAACAAACAGGATACAGTGGACTACTGAGGATCCAATAGAGTTATTTAAGAAGAGGCAGCAGAGTGCTCTATTGGCCTGCAGAAAAAAGACCTCTCCCTGCCCATCTCCAACAACAACAGACCCATATCTGACAAGGGACAtttaggacagagacagagacatccaATTCCCCCATTAACATTAGACTGTACTGTCATATGTCTAGTGGCATTTAATGAAGGGCACAATGTTCACTCGATTAGTCTCCATTAAAGGGTCTGGGGGGATGGTGTTTAATCAGTGGGTTGTCTCAGTAGTTCCCTCCACTAGGTGTCAGTTGTGTTACATGTGTGTCAGTTGTGTTACATGCGTGTCAGTTGTGTTGACTGACATTGGTATTTGTTTGTGTAGTACAACATGTTGTGGTAACAAAACTGTTACTACACTGTTACTACTTTGTGTACGGCAGGGCTCAGGTTGGCACAAAGATGGGACGTGTACTCTTTTACATTCTAGTCATGTCATCGCAGGTTAGACATATGTGTTCACAGGCCATTGATAGTCAGTCGTTTTCAGTGTTTTGGTGTCACTCTTTCACAAACAGTCAAGTGTATCCATTTTGAATATCAACACCTAACTGAATGACGCACGACCCAGTAGACTCAACACAATATttctttaaatatatttttttagtgCGTAGAAAAAGCTGCGTTATTTCCCTCTACCATCAATTGTCTGTTTTCAGATTGTAATCGATTTTTGGTGGAGGCTCCTCGAAGTATACTTTGACATGACACATTGACAGTTAGAATTTCTATTCTGTTTCCCGTCATCGCCATGCGGAAAGGAATGTAAAATAACACTGTCAGATGAGAAACGTTCAACACAgagattttattattttgtttcttTATTGAATCAGAAATAGTTGCCCTCTGGAAATACACCGTTTTGGTATTTGGATGTTTGCtgtatgtatgcgtgtgtggGGGGATTGATATCACCGTGACACACCCTGGAGGCCTCCCTCCCCTGTGTGAAACAGTGTGACCCACCATCTCTGTGGACTACTCTCTTGGCTTCGCAGGCAGATGCTCGGTGTCGGCGGTCAACCTGCCCAAACACGTGGACTCGGTTATAAACAAGAGACTCTCCAAGTCCTCCGCCACCCTCTGGAACTCCCCCAACAGAAGTAAGACACGTCAGGCCCCCTTTTCCGGGAACGCCCACTTTTCATATCCGTTCCCTCACATGATTTCATTTTTTTCTCCACGGTTTTTTTTCTCCCCACTGTCTCCAATCCAATCGCTTGTCTGTGTTCGATGGTTGATTACCGAATCATTTTCACCTAACAAATTCAAATCCAcccttgttttttttcttctgtggtTCATGGGTTAtggtttttctccctccctctgcattTTGTTCAGTCCCTGTATTTATATACTTCATACTTTGGTGTGAATATATGGGTTCATTTACGCTGTCTTCATATTTTTTGTCCCACATTTTTGGTGTTCTTGGTTTATTCATTTGCTGGTGATGGTCATTTCGTGCTCTTTGGTTTGTGTGTCAGTCGATGTTTTTTCACTCACTGAAAAGTCTTGGTCAATGTCTTGAATGGTGACGGTGATGTCTTGAATGGTGACGGTGATGTCTTGAATGGTGACGGTGTTGTCTTGAATGGTGACGGTGATGTCTTGAATGGTGACGGTGATGTCTTGAATGGTGACGGTGATGTCTTgaatggtgatggtgatgatgatgatgaatgtgtTTTCAGGCCTATGCTATCCCGAAGTAAATACACTGTACTTTGCGGAACAGTGTTTCAGTGCACCTAGAACACCACTGCAGGTGCAGGGTTCTTTCAGAAGTGCCTGTCTAAATAGGTCACATAGGAACTTTAGTGTTTAAAATTAAAAAGTCGGCCACTAAAGGATGAGTCAGCGTTTTAAGAGAAAATTCTGAAAACTCCACAGGAACACCTGTGATGGTTGAAAATAGATTAAGGTGACTCTGCTGAAAGCGTaaccctctccctcttttcctctccttctctccctctctccacctaccCTATCTTTCACTCTcgcctctctcgtctctctcgtcGTCCTATCTctcgtctcttcctctctgtctctgctcctcttctttctcctctacCCCCTGTTCTTTTGTCTCACTCATTGTCTATCAAAagctcactctcctctcttttttatttcagtctctctctcgcacactttctctctctctctatttccctctctgcTGGTTAACCTTATTGTCCTTCAGGGCAGGTTTAATAGGGAAGTGGGACGTGATTTAGTGTACCGTATAAAAGACCCAGAGCAAACCTCTGCGGTGGACTTCTTtcgtctctctcttccctctcctctctcctccctcgtcTTTCAATGTCAATGTTCTGAACTGCTGCCTCCATAGCCAGAGGGGTTTTTGCTAATTCTGGCAGTGCTTACTTTATACTGCTCTGGTATATAGGTTGTGATCTTCCTCCCTCTCATGTTATTATGCGTCTGGAAGTTTTCCAGGTCTAATATGGAACCCACCATTTCCTCATAGAGCATAAGAATGGGGCGTAGGCCTGGGTTGGTTTGAGGCTTTATTTGGTATGAATGTTTACTAGAGACATAAGGGTTTATGCGGGTGAGATATTGTCTTATTTGATCTGTCATTATAATATATAACGTAGGAAAGCTAACTGAGCAAAGCTTAGCTCGTTGTCGATATTCCATATAAAAAAAACGAGAAGCAAAAGGCCTTTCTGTGACACTGTGATGACAATGCGATATTGGATCATTATATTTGAGTCATTTACTAAAATGGGGTTGCAATAGTTATCGAACAGTTAGTCGGTATAAGGTGCATATTAAAACTGTTTGAACACTGACGTCGTCTGACGTAGCGAGACAGAAGTGGGGATATTCACAGTGGCTCTAAGAGGCAAACCGGCTTTGAAAATGAAGCTGGTTTGCCCAACCTGTTAGTGATCCCTTCGCGCGCCAATTcctttagcgggatcgatttgacaacatccattgaagttgcagagcgccaaattcaaactacagaaatatcaATATTCAAGATAACCGAAAatataagtgtaatacatcaaaataaagcttaacttcttgttaatccagtcgcagtgtcagatttcaaaaaggctttacggcaaaagtagaccatgcgattatctgaggacagtgccccgTATACAAATACATGAAAAAAAAATTCAACAAGGCAGGTGGCgatacaaaagtcagaaataacgatataattcatgccttacctttgaagatctttttctgttggcactccaaaatgttccagaaacatcacaaatggtccttatgttcgataatgtccttcttgatatccccaaaatgtcaatttatttggcgcgtttgattcagaaatacaccggttccaacactgcccaacatgactacaaagtatctaataagttacctgtaaacttggtccaaacatttcaaacaatgttcctaatccaacctaaggtatcctaaaacgtaaataatcaatacaatttaagacgggatatactgtgttcaataccggataaaaacaacgtgaagcgcGTTCCAGTTCACGCGCACCAAACAGTAGAGTCCACTTTGCTTGACACTTACAAAGAACTGACCTACTTCTTCAtatctcaaaagaaaaacatcaaccaatttctaaagactgttgacatctagtgaaagccataggaactgcaaccaggttcctatTTAATAGGGCTATTCAATAGAAAACCAATGGGAAATACTATGACCTCAATTTTATTttcccctggatggtttgtcctcggggttttgcctgccaaatcagttctgttatactcaaagacattattttaacagttctagaaactttagagtgttttctatccacatctaccaattatatgcatatcctagcttctgggcctgaggaacaggcagtttactttgggcacgcttttcgtccggacgtgaaaatactgccccctatccctaagaagttgaTGTCATCTGACGTAGCGAGACAGAAGTGGAGATATTCACGGTGGCTCTAAGAGGCAAAAAATGAAGCTGAAAATGAAGCTGGTTTGCCCCTTAAGGCCAGCATAGGACTTTGAATATATGTGATAAAATTGGTCGTGTTTGTCCCCTCCCGCAGCCCGTAGCCTCCAGCTGAGCCCGTGGGAGAGCAGCATTGTGGACCGACTGATGACGCCCACCCTGTCCTTTCTGGCCCGAAGCCGCAGCGTCGCCAGCGTGCTCAGCAACGGTAAAGGCCGTAAGTAGTTATCACACTCCCACTGTGATAGATGAGACCTGCTATTGGCGGGGTTGTTTATCATTTAGAACATCATTCGTCCAACCACCCCTCTTGGCCCCCAGCACTTCCATGTATTTGATAATTTGTTCCAGTCAGAGCTAGCACATCTGATTccacttgtcaactaatcatcaaacccttgaatgagcttATGAACTACAATAATTCTGGAAATGACACAATTGTGAAACGTTTGAGGGGCACCGGCGAGAGGTTTGAGAAACACTGATGTAGGGTATGTGAAGTGATGTGTGGCAATGAATAGCTTTGTTGCATGTGCTCTGCTTGTGTTTTTAGAGATGGGTGTCGTATTTATTtgtcttccttccttctctcgaTCTCTCGCCTGCTCTCTATGTGCCTCTCCTTCCCGTCCCCTCCAGAGTCGCCCCTATGCCCTCGTTCGGCCTCGGCCAGCCCGCTGACGCTGTGTGCCCACCGGCCTCACCACCGCTGCTCCGACCGCTGGAGGGTGACGTCCAGCACGCCCGACATCACCCAGCGCCGACGCGACTCCACGCCGGTACGTCAACCATCCTTTTTTCTTTCCTTTCGTATTTTTCAATTTCATTGACtggatagagaggagagtagatagAGAGATACAAATCGAAAGAGGGTCATAGACAGTGAAGGGCACAGACAGACCGGACTTGACCCCTGTCGCCTGCAGGCCTGCATGGTCCGAAACCTGGAGCGCCGACTACTACCATCCCTTACCGTTTATACACAATAGAACACCGTTTGGCACTTTGAATGAGCTAGAATGTACTGTGTATCTTTTGGTTTTGAGAGAGATGTTTTTATCCACATTTATACCTTTCTGATggtttgtgtctctgtctctctgcagatagagaagaaaaagaaagagaagaaggaCAAGGAGCGGGAGAACGAGAAGGAGAAGAGTGCTCTCAGCAAAGACAAGGTGCTGAAGAAGAGACAGTCCTTACCCAGCATGAGGCACAGACCGGACCCCAGGTAACCTGCTCTCACACGGATCTACTGGATCTGCCTTTGGCACAGTACAGCACTAAACACCCTTTACACACTACTGAGCCGAACCAAGCCAAGCCCAGCTGTACTGTATtggcctggttacacatccaccatAGTTGTTGAAAACTTGCAGGAAAGGACCATGTTTAAAGAACATATACAAGCCAGCACAGCATATGTAGATTGGGTCGGCATTATAGTGTGAATAGGGTATAAGACTAAAATTAGAGCTTAGAGTGTTTACTAAGGTTAGGGATACAGTAAGAGACAAAGATAACCATGACTGTGAGTGCAGATGGTAAAACCAGCGTGTCTGTGTGTTTAAGTGAACTCAGGATAAGACTGAAAAGCATGAGGCCCCTGAGCCAAAGGATATTTATCCAGCGCGTTAATCATAGCCGGCCGCGGGACATGGCAATGGATGGGGCTCACTGACAgatggagggaaaggagagaaaaaaaaaatgagagagagagagagagagagagagagagagagagagagagagagagagagagagagagagagagagagagagagagagagagagagagagagagagagagagagagagagagagagagagagagagagagagagagagagagagagagagagagagagagagagagagagagagagagagagagagagagagagagagagagagagagagagagagagagagagagagagagagagagagaactgtttatttcacttttgtatattatctacttcacttgctttagcaatgtTAACGTGTTTCCCATGACAATGAAGCCCTTTGGAATGAATTGTGAGAGAGATGAGAATGCCAGATGCCTTAAGGAAgagaagtacacacacacaccactctggtATAATGGGACTTTCCCCTCCGAGCGGCGACTATTACACTGTCTACTGCTGAGAAAccatcccataatgctctgtcaCAGACCACACAATGTTACACGTGTTAGGTTGTGTCGTGTCTGACCCTGCTACCTGGTGAGGTCATGTTTATTGACTGCTGTCTGAGACTTGAGGCTAGGGAGGCACatatgtaacagaaacagttttAATAGTATTACTTCAGTGGAGGTATTAGTGTTAGTCTCCTTGCTTGATTGTGTATAGAGATGGACTATTTTTTAATCCCTAGGGCTGGATATGACTAAATGTGATTGTGTATAGAGATGGACTATTTTTTCATCCCTAGGGCTGGATATGACTAAATGTTCGACTAAACTTTACTTAACCGTTGTTTGCTTATTATTATTTACATATTTCTAATGATTTCTAATGATTTGTCGGACATACTGTGTGTATTCATGTTTTACATAATAGCTCtcttaccctccctccctccagtcctAGTCCCTTATCCAGACAGCGGGCTGCCTCACCCGCCACTACTCCTAGAGCAagaccttcctcctcctctcccagcccCGCTGCCTCCCCCAAACCCCCCTCTTCAGCCCGGGCTAGCCCCTCCACCCCCAAGGCCCGGCCCAAGAGGGCTAGGACCCCGGCCCGGGTGGACCACGGGCGCACCTCCTCCCCCGTTCCCCTGGAGAGGGCCAGGGAGACCCGCGGCCGTAGGTCAGCCACGCCCGAGGAGCCCAAAGGCAAGAGTGAGTATGCAGTAGCTAGTTAATACCCCCAGGTGGAGGGTTATATGTGTAAGTAAAGTGTACTCCTCTTACAGGGATCACAACTGTGCAGCATCATTTTAAAGGGCTTAATCAGCGTAACCACATTCCCTTTAAGTGGGGGGGTGTATTGTTTATGTTGTTGGAATGAGTTCAGTTGTAACACTAGACGCGTGTTGGCGAGCGTGAGACACTCCTTTTCATTTCAATGAAACACGGGCGTAGGCAGTGCGGTTCGCGACAGGCTTGCGCTGCTCAGTGTCAAATGACTCTCTGGTTCTATTTTCACGATTTCTAAGTAGCTCACTTGATAATGTGGTTCGCCCTCTGCTCGCGTTGGTCTTACGTTAAGCTTCCAGTGTAGCAGGGAAACAGCCCACTGCTTCTGCAATGCCCCAGTGTAGTTCCTGTGTTATATCACATTTTAAGCCAGTTATATTTACATTGACATTAAGCTCTGTGAATGTAAGTCCTGTCTTCAGTCTAGTTATGGTGTGGTTTGTAATTCATTGAAAAATGGTTTGAAAAATATGGACTCACTCACCCTAGATAATTTAGAATCTGGTATATTTTATATGCACTTGGCACACAAGCCGTGAGAACACTATATACCCATATAATTCGGTACCTTTTCATTTCCCCCTGACACAAGTTGGATTTTAGTGTGTCTGTTTTCTATAGGCCCTGCCACGGCTGATTCATACTTTGCTTCCTCAGTTCTTTGTGGTTTGGCTCAGTTCCAAGCAGGAAAAAGTGAATGCGTGCgcgcgtacgtgcgtgcgtgtcagTGCACTGTAGCGCCGGCCCAGCCACAGGATGATTATCGTCGTGGTTAATTAGGCACGCCGACAATGCCagcttctctgtctttctctccttcacACACAGCGAGGAACAGCAGGGGGGTGCTAATTACTGGAAAAATGCTATAATTACAAGTTTACAGAATCCAAAAATGTATGTTTCCATACTTTGCCACTGTTTGAATTAAGAACATCACAGCGTGTCTCACGTCAACCAAGAGGAATCTAGACCAGAGGTCTAGTGTACTTGTCTTAATGCAATTTCACAGTTTTATCAGTGTTTCAGCTTAAAGAAGACGATAGTGTGAACAGTGATTTGTCTTTAGAAAACTCTTATTGTATTTTcccattcctctcctcttttcctgcTCGATTCTCTCTCCAGGCTCCCCCGTTCCTTCAACCGTGGTATCCTCCGCTCCGGCCACGCCCCCTTCGCTGAGTACACCAATCAGGGCGGCCACCGCCACTCCTTCTGAGGTCCCTCCTTCCGCCCAATCAACCCCCAGTATCCCTGCATcgtccccagccccagcctcctcGTCAGCCAAGCCCATGGCGGGCACCAACAACCCAGAGGAGGCCGCCCGGATCCTGGCCGAGAAGAGGAGGCAGGCCCGAGAGCAGAGGGAGCGGGAGGAGCAGGAGAAACGCgagctggaggagagagagaagtgagaatcATATTATCctcatgtacagtacataaaccCACACTGGAGAGAGCCAGAGCAGCGTCTAGTCGGGTTGCAAAATCCCTGAAATTTCGGTTGGAGGATTCGACCATTATCCTTTCTACTGTAAAGACAACCTATGTCTTACCAGCTTGAAGGGACAAGGTGGAAGTAACCGTGGCAGCACATCACAATTTGAATAATTTCAAGTGTAACGCATCAACATATGGAGTACAATACAGTTCTCCAGCGTGTCATATGCATTGCAGAATTAGACCACTCAGCGCTGTCtatgatacagtatgtgtggTGCTCGTGTTACCCCCCGGAGGTGTGGAGTTGTTGACATTTGTGTAACAGCTTAAGTTGCCCCCCTCCGCTCAGGTTTATGAGCTAAAAAGGATTTCCCGCGTCAGCCTATTGTAGCACGTTGAGTGACCACTGGGTATTTATGTCATGACAGCTGTCAGGCTGGGCAACGGGCTCctgttgctctctgttcctct
This genomic interval carries:
- the LOC139564549 gene encoding MAP7 domain-containing protein 1-like isoform X7, with translation MNKMQSKDLDTDLVGNALPEAISPYPAQDPNPTKEDTEGLTSPHKTGPAQIMETYTKKDKEKKVGTHTKLDVIPKSPATPTCPMPGSSPSPIPNKDAVKSEDRQKLAKERREEKAKYLDKLGQIQAAKKSQWLEKEEKARQLRESQLDERRRKLEEQRIKTEKRRAALEERQKQQLEKNKERYEAALQRSTKKTWAEIRQQRLSWAGGLSHNSSQRESRCSVSAVNLPKHVDSVINKRLSKSSATLWNSPNRTRSLQLSPWESSIVDRLMTPTLSFLARSRSVASVLSNGKGQSPLCPRSASASPLTLCAHRPHHRCSDRWRVTSSTPDITQRRRDSTPIEKKKKEKKDKERENEKEKSALSKDKVLKKRQSLPSMRHRPDPSPSPLSRQRAASPATTPRARPSSSSPSPAASPKPPSSARASPSTPKARPKRARTPARVDHGRTSSPVPLERARETRGRRSATPEEPKGKSSPVPSTVVSSAPATPPSLSTPIRAATATPSEVPPSAQSTPSIPASSPAPASSSAKPMAGTNNPEEAARILAEKRRQAREQREREEQEKRELEEREKVLREERKLREAEESQRREEEARLMAEEQRLRDEAQRVDEEKEAQERAREEHEENERLQKQREEAEAKAKEEAEKQRLDREKHFLKEEQERLERKKRLEQIMKRTRKTDGVEKKDTKSPPPSQVNGKEAESSKASADYQPSPEINKNTENDHSGERDSSTVHVVNGVQPASHENGLPSKGDTAHFEEIIQLANQGNSSNGGREKSESDMPTEPILAFESDEPFLKKVGPMKPQHVAEVL
- the LOC139564549 gene encoding MAP7 domain-containing protein 1-like isoform X16, which codes for MNKMQSKDLDTDLVGNALPEAISPYPAQDPNPTKEDTEGLTSPHKTGPAQIMETYTKKDKEKKVGTHTKLDVIPKSPATPTCPMPGSSPSPIPNKDAVKSEDRQKLAKERREEKAKYLAAKKSQWLEKEEKARQLRESQLDERRRKLEEQRIKTEKRRAALEERQKQQLEKNKERYEAALQRSTKKTWAEIRQQRLSWAGGLSHNSSQRETRSLQLSPWESSIVDRLMTPTLSFLARSRSVASVLSNGKGQSPLCPRSASASPLTLCAHRPHHRCSDRWRVTSSTPDITQRRRDSTPIEKKKKEKKDKERENEKEKSALSKDKVLKKRQSLPSMRHRPDPSPSPLSRQRAASPATTPRARPSSSSPSPAASPKPPSSARASPSTPKARPKRARTPARVDHGRTSSPVPLERARETRGRRSATPEEPKGKSSPVPSTVVSSAPATPPSLSTPIRAATATPSEVPPSAQSTPSIPASSPAPASSSAKPMAGTNNPEEAARILAEKRRQAREQREREEQEKRELEEREKVLREERKLREAEESQRREEEARLMAEEQRLRDEAQRVDEEKEAQERAREEHEENERLQKQREEAEAKAKEEAEKQRLDREKHFLKEEQERLERKKRLEQIMKRTRKTDGVEKKDTKSPPPSQVNGKEAESSKASADYQPSPEINKNTENDHSGERDSSTVHVVNGVQPASHENGLPSKGDTAHFEEIIQLANQGNSSNGGREKSESDMPTEPILAFESDEPFLKKVGPMKPQHVAEVL